In Sparus aurata chromosome 5, fSpaAur1.1, whole genome shotgun sequence, the genomic window gtggagaaagtccccagactcccttaacaaatgtgtcagtttagtgagttgttgagttggagacactttataaactctgtgaaactctgtctctgactcattctgcattatttggaccttcttgttcattcagcaaatgttctacatgaacttctttctgtctttgtgcagaaacatggagtctgtttgtctcagtgatcaACATGTTAGACACATGTTACTGTCAGGTGTTACCGGGTTCTGGAGTCAGTCCGGTTCAGGGCTTCATCCTGATGTGTGGACGTTCAGATGTGACACAGCAGCATTCTCTAGTGGCGTGTTGGACACATGAAGCATGTTGCATGTTCTGTTAATCTTATGTCGTCTTTATGGCctttagtttgacattttttaccATCATGCATCAACTTTAAAGTTTCTACTACAGTTAATTCAAACAAATGAGTGAGAGGATCTCTGGACTCGTCCTGAGCTCTGTCTCACTGTGAAATCAGAAATATCTACATGTGTAAATCCACCACTCTgcttttctgtcatgttttctttgctcgtcttcttctttgtctgcaGCGTCTGCAGCTCTGAGCTCAGCCGTAACATCCCCtcattgttatttattgtttttaaattgtactTTGGTCGGTGTTGGGGATTGAGGGAGAGGGGACAAAGTTCACAGGgagcatgaaggaggagggggtgaaCAGGAGGAaggttaacaaaaaaaaaaaaaaagaaaattgaccTTTGAAAGGAAAACAGCAGGTGGAGAGCTAAAACCAGGCGGCTCAGGACACATCGGGAGGAAACTCTACACAGGAAAAATGAAAGTATAAGAAGGACTTCAGACACGATGAGGCCCGCCGCTGCTCGTCTGTGAGCCTGGAAGTGCACACAGGAGCCGTGTTTGTTTGCGAGGCGGCAGCGAGGTGAGGCGTCAGAATAATGGAGGAGAGgatagaagagagagaaagagtcaTGGCGAGGCCGAGCCGTCTGACCgccctccaggagcagctggtctgGGCCCTGCTGGGGTCCGGACTGTCCCGGGACGTCCTGGTCCAGGCCATCGGGGAGCTGGAGCGGGACAGAGCGAGCGCCGGCGCCgagagaacagagagggggGACGGAGAGAGCTCcgaggagggagagatggattTCCCACCGCCGATATACCGAGAGCTGGAGAAGCTTCCCCCACAGGAGGCGGCCAAGCTGAAGGCTGAGGTGGATCAGCTCCTGCAGTGAGTcgctcctctcttctttctcagGCTGAATTATAAAATCATCTGTTACCTCCAGGAGATCTCAACCAAACACCTGAGAGTTCAAATATAAGTTAACCTGATGACATTTTTCTCTTAAAGCTCAGTTAAatgtctgcctcctcctcctgcctctccgtctctctctctctctctgcaatcCGGCTTTTGAGGCGAATTTAAAGCGGGTTCCTCCTTTGCTAGTTACTAATTACCCGACCCCATCATTATACTCTCCGGCCATTTCTTAATAAATAAGCTGCATGCATAGGTGAAGATTAATGGAGCAGGGCTGGTCATGTGGTCTGTGTACACACCGTGTGAGGGACGTTTCTCCAGGCGACAATCAGCTTTTTTactgatatttggaaaatgCTGCACATGTTATCAGACACTGTTGAGTATTTTTAAGAGGTATTAAAATGCTTAATTAGCAgctgtttaaaaacatattttacaacattttcttGTATAAACAACGTCTGAATCGTttaatttgttgtattttttttaattctgtgtatttttctgcTCCTGAACTGAcagaaactgttaaaaaaaggcTTCTTAAAACCTTTAACATGTTTTCCCCTCCACTGATCTGAGTGCTGGACTTTGCCCCGCTGTGCTTTCTCTTATCTCGCTCTGTCAATAAGCCTCTCTACTTCCCTCTGACAGGCCACACTATATGTCTCCTGTTATGACAAACTGAGCCTGTTAACACACTTATTAAAAGACGTTTAACTGAGAGAGTGAAACACACAGAATTACACCAGAATATAAGGGAggttaacacacacaaacatgatgtGTCTGTCCAACAGAGGCGACCCCTGGCACGTCGCAAAAATGGTGAAAAGCTACATGCAGCAGCACAACCTCCCTCAGAGAGAGGTGGTGGAGTCCACCGGACTCAACCAGTCACACCTCTCACAGCACCTCAACAAAGGCACGCCCATGAAGAACCAGAAGAGAGCGTCTCTGTACACCTGGTACGTCAAGAAGCAGTGTGAGATCAGCCAACGTGAGTAcaaccagcagctgcttcagACGAGCATCAAACATCTGGAGattcagacctggtgtcaacatCTGTCCTGAGAGACCACCtgtgatcagatctcacttcCTGCTCcgtatgcaaataaacacatatgTCACTGgaataaacagacagagagaagttcatgtagaacatttgctgaattaacaagaaggtccaaataatgcagaatgagacagagacagagtttcacagagtttataaagtgtctccaactcaacaactcactaaattgagtgttttttaaagggagtctggggactttctccacggggacaaagaagtagcctatattgttactgtttagtgtctttgtaacatgtgacatgtttagatcaataacatgtttcttctttcataaatggagtgtaaatggtgaaatcagtgtaaacagtgtgttcaaacagctgatcaatgttggcaggtaagactttagcactttagacacagaagcagacaggctggtacagacatgctgccacaaactgacactttttacaaggagacaaacaacttcagctgaaagatttaatgctgaatttacaacaaggacacaatgagttacaatctgttgTAGATATAGTTGCATAATCTTTATAAAGTGTTACGCTACTCAAAAACTCttaaaattagctgatttgttaagggagtcagGTGAGGTTGTGATGAAAGTTGGcctcatgttttatatttaatgctgaatttacaacaaggacacaatgagttggAATTTATCATAGATaagtttcacaaagtttgtcaAGTGTCTCCTCATTCAATTATTCTTAAAATCGGGCGATTTGTTAAGGGGGTCTGGTGATATTATGATTTATAGATGTAGTTGTtgaggcttcttcttcttcgtgtttcacagaaacaaactgacacttttaacatggagacaaacaacttcagcttctgatttaatgctgaatttacaacaaggacacaatgagttacaatctgttgTAGATATAGTTGCATAATCTTTATAAAGTGTTACGCTACTCAAAAACTCttaaaattagctgatttgttaagggagtcagGTGAGGTTGTGATGAAAGTTGGcctcatgttttatatttaatgctgaatttacaacaaggacacaatgagttggAATTTATCATAGATaagtttcacaaagtttgtcaAGTGTCTCCTCATTCAATTATTCTTAAAATCGGGCGATTTGTTAAGGGGGTCTGGTGATATTATGATTTATAGATGTAGTTGTtgaggcttcttcttcttcgtgtttcacagaaacaaactgacacttttaacatggagacaaacaacttcagcttctgatttaatgctgaatttacaacaaggagaTAATAAGTTAGAATTTATCATAAATAAGTTTCACACagtttgttcagtttctcctcatgacacaactcttaaaatcactacatttgttaagggagtttggtgatgttgtggtcACTAGTTGTAGTTGTCATCAGTTGAGTCGGCCACAGCTGGAGGACACATGTTGCGTACACGTCGCTCTGAATGTTCTCTACATGATCGGATGCATGTCGGGGTCGTTCACCCCTCAGGACGGatgttgacaccaggtctgagcaGCTATTAGAGGGAGTCTGACAGAGAGGTTTAAAAAAAGGGAACTATTACCTTTCTCTTTCAGAGTTCACCAACGCCAAACACGGCCTGTCGTCAGGGGAGGAGCCGGGGGAGGAAACCAAGAAGGGACGGAGGAACAGGTTCAAATGGGGTCCAGCGTCTCTTCAGATCCTCTTCCACGCCTACGACCGACAGAAGAACCCCAgcaaggaggagagggaggggttAGTGGAGGAGTGTAACAGGTGAGATTGGATTATATTAAAGGAACATCCAGCCAttatctcctcctccctccattcattcattcattcattcattcattcattcatttatcatCATGCTCTTCCTCCGTCAGGGCGGAGTGTATCCAGAGGGGGGTGTCTCCCTCTCAGCTCGCCGGCCTCGGCTCCAACCTGGTCACCGAGGTCCGGGTGTACAACTGGTTCGCCAACCGCCGCAAAGAGGAGGCCTTCCGACACAAACTGGCTCTCGACACGCCTTACACCACCCAGTCATCCTCTCACCCCACCCTCCCACCAAGTCCTGAGCACGGTAACAACCGCCATTCACCCGGCAGACATAGTCTTCTGCATCTAAATATTATTATTGGTTGCTTAATTTTGggataaaaacaaatatctgtAATAGAACTAATCATCGAACTAGaaccaccagactccattaacaaatgtagtgattttaagagttgtttcatGAGGAGGAACtgaacaaactttgtgaaacttATTTATGATAAattctaactcattgtgtccttgttgtaaattcagcattaaatataATACATGAGGCCAACTTTCATCACAAcctcaccagactcccttaacaaatcagccAATTTTAGGAGTTGTTGAGTAGCGTAACACTTTATAAAGATTATGCAACTATATCTACAACAGattctaactcattgtgtccttgttgtaaattcagcattaaatctttcagctgaagttgtttgtctccttgtaaaaagtgtcagtttgtggcagcatgtctgtaccagcctgtctgcttctgtgtctaaagtgctaaagtcttacctgccaacattgatcagctgtttgaacacactgtttacactgatttcaccatttacactccatttatgaaagaagaaacatgttattgatctaaacatgtcacatgttacaaagacactaaacagtaacaatataggctacttatttttccccgtggagaaagtcaccagactccctttaaaaaacactcaatttagtgagttgttcagttggagacactttataaactctgtgaaactctgtctctgactaattctgcattatttggaccttcttgtaaattcagcaacTGTTCTACAtaaacttctttctgtctttgtgtaaaaaacatcatgtcagtgtgttttgtttctttgcgTGCAGGAGGGGAGGTGACGTCTGATCACAAGTGCTCACTCAGGAGTTCACTTTAActccttgttgttgtttccaGGTGTGAAATACAGCCATCAGATCCTGTGTGACGCAGTGAGCTCAgtcagaggaggtggaggagagagagtgggtCGTCTTGTGGTCAGTCCGATCCACCTGGAGCCCAGTCACACACTCCTCGAGACTCAGAACCTCAAACAGGTGAGAGGTCGTGTCACAATCCCTCCCCAGCGTGTACAGTAGACTACCTGCACAGCGTCCTGATCATGCTGTTGTCTGCTCTCAGGTGTCCAGCGGCGGCCCACTGCCCCCAGTAAGCACTCTGACGTCACTGCACAGCCTGTCCGCCTCCCCCGCCTCCTCACAGAGCCTCATCATGGCCTCGCTGCCCGGCGTCATGAGCCTGGGGGAGTCCTCGCTCCTCATCGGTAATCAGGCTCTCCGTTTCCTTCCTGCGTTATGtgagaataaacagaaaaatcacagaaCAATGTCGTTTGTTTTCCAGGTTTGACCTCCACGCAGCCTCAGACTGTGCCTGTCATCAACAGCGTGGGGGGCGGGTTCACCACGCTGCAGCCAATCTCCTTCCAGCAGCAGCTACACGCCTCGTCACAGCAGCCATTAGCTCAGCAGCTGAGCCACATGGGCGCCAGTCCCTTCATGACCACCATGGCACAGCTGCCCTGCCACAGTACGTCCACAAAAACCACTTCtgtttcctctcacctgtcGTGTTATTGATCCAtctagatttttgtttttttcattttgaggtgaactgtccctttaacataTTCACTCACCTGTTCCTCTTCACAGTGTACAAGTCAGACTCACCTCAGTACCACTCGTCCAGTCTGCTGTCTCAGGCCATGGTCATCGCCGACGGCAGCAGCCTCGGGACGCTGACGAGCCTCGCCGCCGTCCGGCAGGTAACGAGCTCTGACGTGGAGCGACTCTGTTAACAGGTGAAGGAGGAGATACTCAGGTGATCGctcatttctgttttgtgcAGATTCTAACAGCAGATCCTGAGGAAGAGACAGACTCACCTTTACAAGAAGACTCTCTAcagctgcagccacacacacctgtaccaGGTACGCAGCCGGAGGACCAATTACATCCTGATAACTAGATCCTGACAGAACACTTTAATACTCTCAGCTGCTTCTCAGAGACCATCAGGTGGAACAGATCACCTGGCTGAATCCAGTTACATCAATTTGAGacactgtaatattttaatgaaaCTTACATTCGTTAACTGTATTCTATCACACATCCTCCACCAGGGACGGAGCTGGTTGGTGTTCTGGGTCTCTGAGATCTTCATGtagatgttttcatgtttgttaaCAGCTGATAACACCTGTCACATCATAAAACCAGGGAGGTTTATAGTTCATGAAACTTtaatataatacatttaatttgttatagtgcctttcagggtacgcaaggacacttaacaaagtggaacaaacaaaacaaagaataaatggataaacaaaacatacataTCAGATAAAGAAAAGTGTctggatctagagctgataggcctgATTAAAAAGTCTCTTTTGAAAAGTTTTAGTTAGATTTACTTCACTcttaacaatgaaatgcttcataAACTATTTATCAGCAGTTCATTAAAAGTTGCAGCTGTTAAAACTGAAATGTTAATCAATACTGTGAAGTCCACGTATAAAATCTTAAacattccttccttttttttccttattcCCTTTTACCgtcttcctttctttttgcATCCTTATTTGTCATTCTtccctttttactttttttcccttccttccctcttcattattatcatcatcatcatcatcctcgttattattattataattatttacaCTTTCTGTAGTTCAGTCTCGAAGCTATAGATTGTAATACGAGCGTACCTGAACGACCAGAGTGAcaacaaacatcttcatcttcatcacttcCACGCTCACATGGacagaaacagaatcagaacCCGTCCTTACAAAAgttcttgtgttgttgtgttttcgtGTCCAGCCTCCTCAGAGAGCCTGGATCTGTATCCTGCTCCTCAGACGACGGACAGCCATCAGTCTCACCTGCTGTCAGCTTCACCTGCAGACATCAGCTCCTACATCCCGACACAGATGGTGTCGACCGCACAGTAACAGAGTTCTGTCATCGCGCCCGGCCGGACTCAGGTGGGCCGCCGGCTGCCGGCTACCTGTGGAGTGAAGCTGGTGATACACCTGCAGTCAGAGGACGAATCAGCTGAGACGCTTCAAAGACTCTGAACGGCTGGAACACGAACAAGAATCCACGTTAGAGAAGATTCACTTTTGATACAACAATCAACTGAAAATCAACACTGAAACGTATTTTTATTAAAACGTAACATTCAGAAATTGTACATTAACTTGGAACTTTTAAACCGCATGTTACCtgcaatttgtttttgtttctgtcacagCCTCTGAATGTTTCTTAATGAGCAACAATATGAAAAGATTTAACTGTGGCTTCCTCACATACAATATACAaatgttttggaaaataaatcctCATTCTCTCGTTTCTCACTCGTGACAGACTGGATTCAGACCAACATTAGAAAACATGATTCAGTCCAGAGCTTTTTGCTCCTCGCCGTTTCCCtctcgcttcttcttcttcttcttcttctgtttcactTTGACCGGTTCCGGCTCCGAGCTGCCGTTCTGTTGGAGAGGAGAAGCTGCAGagtcactctctcctccagtctgtttcctctttttcttcttcttcacaacacagctctcctcgtcctcttcctccacctcggcctctttcttcttcttcttcttcttcttcttctttggtgtttCAGAACAGGGAGGCTCTTCCGCGGGAGTGGAGGAGAACGAGGGTAAGAGATCTTTGACGGACACCGCTGCCTCCTTCAGCCTGGTTTCCATCTCACTGTCGCTGTCACTGTGACCAACACAGAAGCCAAATTAAAAGTTGAGTTACATCCTCTCCTCTTACCTGGAGAGTTAAAACGGTATTTTTGGTTTCAGATGCTCCTTTAAAGATTTATTTAagatgaataaaacacaaaagagaaTGTGAACCTTGAGCTTGGAGCAGGCCGACGCCTCACAGCAGCTGGAGGCTCCTCGGCCGTCTGTCCCGGGACGGACGTAGAAAACAGACGAAATcctgagaaagaaaacaaaaatgtgaccGAGGAACATTTACAGAGGAGACAGCAGAATCTAAGAATCAGGAATAAGAAGAAActtcaccttcatcatcatcatcatcattattatcatcccGGTTTGCTGATTTCACACATGATGGAGTTTCAGTCCGCGTCTCTGAAATGCAGCTGACAGTAACACATGTTGTTCAGGTGTGAAACTGATTGTAgcattaaaacacagacagccTCTCCGTGCTGCAGCGACTCACCTGTCCAGCAGGGTTCCTAACTTTTTAGCGACGTGTGTTCGGAACCCCTCGGTGACCTGGAGCTCGTTGCCGTCATGTTCATGTTTGGCGACGACCAAACTGTAACACAGCGAGACGGAAATCAACATAAAATTCACTTCTGACGTTTAACTCAAGcaacagcagctgttttcactgcagcacCAACGAGCTGTAACTAACTATTTATTTAATGCATTAATTATTAGAGATGCACCATATTAACAGAGCAAAgctttattttagtttttattgtaACACTGAAATTAAAACCATTAAATACGTAATACAAAGCTGGAGAAGATAATAAGAATATAAGCTTTTCATCTTTGCTCTCTACACCCAAATCTCTCTCATCTTGATGTGTGCAGGCTGTAAACTTATCTCAAAACTATTATTATCATCTAATAATCATctagaaaatgtcaaataaactgaaaaatgacagaaaaaaaatctgggcgaaactgaaattagatttttgagGCCGATGCAGATAAACAGATACTGAGAAGTGACATTATAATAAacctgagctgctgctgaggaCTTGTGGGAGGACAGGTGAGTCACCAGGTGAGTTACCAGGTGAGACTAGCAAGTAATTTGATATATCAAACCAGTTGGCAGCTAGCTTTGTTTTGatcaactaattgttgcagcaATTCAGGCAACTACCTGTGAGAtccttcaaacattcacacGTTTAACTTTATGTTAAACTTTTACATGTAGTCGTTACTTCTGCAGGTGTCACACTCGGTGCATGCGTCACACTCGGTGCATGCTTACCGTTTCGACTGTTGCACACTGGCGTCTCCATCTACAACACAAAGACAGCAGCTTGTCATCAGCAGGTAAAACAAACCCctgtgtgagtgaatgagtTCAGTTTATGGTGCCGGAAGTTAAATcctgcaggctgcaggaggTTAAAGCTGAATAAAGAACTCTGGAGTGCATTAATGACAGCAGAGATGTCggaatgtgtgtttctgacGTTCACACATCTGCAGTCAACTTTTAAACCTCCTCTGCCTTTAAATTAGACATATTCCAGGTGGAGTTCTGAATGGGCTGGTGTTGTGGACCGTATCAGTCCGTACagttacttcttcttcttctgtctttattAATTCAGCAGGAAAAtgtctcacctgtgtttgtgtccctCCGTGTGTCCCACACCGCCTCCTGACACCTCCGCAGCGCCTCGTCGTCACTGCTGCTGGAGTCTTCACACACACCGACCATCTTTCTGACGGAGGCCGCCATGATGGATCCACATGTGCCGCTGCTGGGCTCTGTTGTCAGCCGGGGattctgggtaatgtagttAGTTTGCTGGTCGAGAAGAAGTGAGCAGACACAAACAGGCTGACAGCAGTGCACTCTGGCTGTCAGGTTTATACAGAGGcacatttaaatcattaaaCTGATAGATGTGGAtgaaaagtaataaataaatatgaggAAAATGTATgacataaaaatgacattttgagtCATGAATAGTAAGTAAgcaagtttttatttatatagcacttttttaaaacaaagtttgcAAAGTGCTGTACAGGGCACAgttaacataaaacataaacaaccataaaaataaacaaaataaagttaataaaTGACTATGATATGAAAAGTCCTAATTtgggataaaaaaaagtcaaacatgtaAGATAAAAGTCCTGTTTATGGGATTAAAATTCACCACTGAgagatataaaataataaatatgacaCAAAAGGTCAAATTATGAAAAGGTCATAATTGTGACATGACAAAttgaaattagaaaaaaacataattactactaattattactatttttgggataaaatgtcaaaattatgaaataacagttataattattatcaaaataatgaggaaaaagtatgaaatgtgaaataaaagtcATAATTTGGGATAAAAGGTCATAATTATGGGATTAAAAGTAATTTATCTGCCATACGAATTGAAATCAGAcaattctgcctttttttttcccctaaaaaaaaaatgactcaaacgaATCAATTGCTTAGCAAAATAGCTGATGATGAAAAACTGATCaattaatcgttgcagctccaGTTCTGACAGAACCATGAACTGAAACATCATCTACTTAAAATGAGCACTCAGTTTGCACCGTGACTGTTTGCAGACActtttatttacaataaatcCGAAACAACATGAAGGCATCATTTGTAAAAAATCAGCCGATACGAAAACAAGAGTCAGACAGCAGGTCACAGGTCACAGCGCGGATCAGAACATTTCAGGGTCGGTCGGGTCGTCTTTTTGTGCAGATGTGCGATAGTGTTCCCACTTTTCAAGGCATTTAAATCATCAGATTTTAAGGTGATAATAATTTACAGTCTGAGACACATCGACTGTGTCGGGTGACGGAGTGAAGTGTGAGCCTGATATCACGTCTGCTGAGGTtattaaaactgtaaaataactAATCATTCAGAGTAAACAGTTTGTGAAACGACTCAACACACGCTGTTCCACACGAGGCAGAAATGCAAGATGAGAAATGTGACAACGAGCCTGATGTGAGTGTTTGTCTGACACggaaaaggacaaaacaatgaaaacttGGATTTAAGGCACGTTGGATCCAGTGAGAGGAAGCCCAGATCATCAGGGAATTTAAAAACAACTTCCAGACTGTTCCGGTTCCCATTTCATAATTTAAATGATGAAGTCATGTGAAGGTTTAAAAGCCTTCTGACTTTCTGGTCGCTGCTGATTTacattcaaatgtgaaaatcaaaacaaaacaatatagtTGGATCAGAGTGGACACACAGACTGGAAATGACGTGACAACAGGGATCAGTGCAACTCTTCATCGTTACAACCTCTCCTGTGTACAAGTCAACATTACTTCTGTCTCTTGTGATCAAATCAACACCAATCTGATAAAGTGTAAACAAAACAGATGAACATCCAGCCGGGTCTttgttttgtggactgtgaaacttcacctgactttacgTCAGCgtgagggaggagatgatgactggcttttttattttggggtgaactgttcctttaactaaAGTAGAATTGCAGAAATCATCAATATCGTCAACGAGCACTTTAAAAACAGGTCAACTTTTGTTTCTCCTTCATTGTTATAAGAGCATAAACCAACAGATGGATCGCTGCTGTCGTTTTGTGCGTCTGTGGTGTTTCATCAGAGAGACACAATCAAGCTCTTCTCCACCAAATGAGCTCTGGTTCTTCAAAGTCGGAGCTTTCTAGCGAACCAGCACACCAGTTCTGAGCGTGACGGTTATACAACCGACGTGTAGAATATCAAACATCCACTTCAGGTGGAGGAAAACCTGCCATTTTCTGGTTCTAGTTGGGAAAGATCTTTTCTGGTCAAAATACTCCGAACAGTCGAACATTACGGGCTTGAACCCAAACACAAACATCTAAAAAGGACACTCCTAAAGAATGGGATTCACAGTGCTGCATCACATAAACCAGGAAGGCCACAAAGGATTAAATAACTGTGATTAGACGAACTGTTGGGGACACAGACGGCACACTGAGAGTCTGATTCTGCTGCTGTCTCGTCTGTTTCATGAATCCCAGAGTTTGATAGAACAAACAGTCGATTTCCTATTGAGAGCTAAGACGTAACGGATATTATCAGGATGAACACGACATGGCATCATGAAAAGAGTTCACGCTGTTCTTGAATTATAAGA contains:
- the LOC115581308 gene encoding hepatocyte nuclear factor 1-alpha-like isoform X1, with the protein product MEERIEERERVMARPSRLTALQEQLVWALLGSGLSRDVLVQAIGELERDRASAGAERTERGDGESSEEGEMDFPPPIYRELEKLPPQEAAKLKAEVDQLLQGDPWHVAKMVKSYMQQHNLPQREVVESTGLNQSHLSQHLNKGTPMKNQKRASLYTWYVKKQCEISQRNYYLSLSEFTNAKHGLSSGEEPGEETKKGRRNRFKWGPASLQILFHAYDRQKNPSKEEREGLVEECNRAECIQRGVSPSQLAGLGSNLVTEVRVYNWFANRRKEEAFRHKLALDTPYTTQSSSHPTLPPSPEHGVKYSHQILCDAVSSVRGGGGERVGRLVVSPIHLEPSHTLLETQNLKQVSSGGPLPPVSTLTSLHSLSASPASSQSLIMASLPGVMSLGESSLLIGLTSTQPQTVPVINSVGGGFTTLQPISFQQQLHASSQQPLAQQLSHMGASPFMTTMAQLPCHMYKSDSPQYHSSSLLSQAMVIADGSSLGTLTSLAAVRQILTADPEEETDSPLQEDSLQLQPHTPVPASSESLDLYPAPQTTDSHQSHLLSASPADISSYIPTQMVSTAQ
- the LOC115581308 gene encoding hepatocyte nuclear factor 1-alpha-like isoform X2, producing MEERIEERERVMARPSRLTALQEQLVWALLGSGLSRDVLVQAIGELERDRASAGAERTERGDGESSEEGEMDFPPPIYRELEKLPPQEAAKLKAEVDQLLQGDPWHVAKMVKSYMQQHNLPQREVVESTGLNQSHLSQHLNKGTPMKNQKRASLYTWYVKKQCEISQQFTNAKHGLSSGEEPGEETKKGRRNRFKWGPASLQILFHAYDRQKNPSKEEREGLVEECNRAECIQRGVSPSQLAGLGSNLVTEVRVYNWFANRRKEEAFRHKLALDTPYTTQSSSHPTLPPSPEHGVKYSHQILCDAVSSVRGGGGERVGRLVVSPIHLEPSHTLLETQNLKQVSSGGPLPPVSTLTSLHSLSASPASSQSLIMASLPGVMSLGESSLLIGLTSTQPQTVPVINSVGGGFTTLQPISFQQQLHASSQQPLAQQLSHMGASPFMTTMAQLPCHMYKSDSPQYHSSSLLSQAMVIADGSSLGTLTSLAAVRQILTADPEEETDSPLQEDSLQLQPHTPVPASSESLDLYPAPQTTDSHQSHLLSASPADISSYIPTQMVSTAQ
- the LOC115581312 gene encoding protein CUSTOS-like isoform X2, with protein sequence MAASVRKMVGVCEDSSSSDDEALRRCQEAVWDTRRDTNTDGDASVQQSKRLVVAKHEHDGNELQVTEGFRTHVAKKLGTLLDSCISETRTETPSCVKSANRDDNNDDEGFRLFSTSVPGQTAEEPPAAVRRRPAPSSSDSDSEMETRLKEAAVSVKDLLPSFSSTPAEEPPCSETPKKKKKKKKKKEAEVEEEDEESCVVKKKKKRKQTGGESDSAASPLQQNGSSEPEPVKVKQKKKKKKKREGNGEEQKALD
- the LOC115581312 gene encoding protein CUSTOS-like isoform X1, encoding MAASVRKMVGVCEDSSSSDDEALRRCQEAVWDTRRDTNTDGDASVQQSKRLVVAKHEHDGNELQVTEGFRTHVAKKLGTLLDSCISETRTETPSCVKSANRDDNNDDDDDEGFRLFSTSVPGQTAEEPPAAVRRRPAPSSSDSDSEMETRLKEAAVSVKDLLPSFSSTPAEEPPCSETPKKKKKKKKKKEAEVEEEDEESCVVKKKKKRKQTGGESDSAASPLQQNGSSEPEPVKVKQKKKKKKKREGNGEEQKALD